In Marasmius oreades isolate 03SP1 chromosome 3, whole genome shotgun sequence, a single window of DNA contains:
- a CDS encoding uncharacterized protein (BUSCO:EOG09265HP0) yields the protein MRANESSKLSTISPFGITEDSRDIRLVAGLHRVLFLFLIAHNNRRRVMIGLKGTLNVIDNSGALIVECVNVLKNKVNNGWGSVGDEIVCVVRSARPVSAATQASVTAIKVRKGDVRRAVIVRTKKPVRRPDGRFIRFDDNAAVLLNNKREMLGTRIGGVVSADLKLRGWAKIAAVAPKAI from the exons ATGAGGGCTAATGAAAGTAGCAAGCTAAGCACTATTTCCCCTTTCGGCATTACCGAGGATAGCCGTGACATTCGGCTCGTGGCCGGTCTTCACCGTGTcctttttctcttcctcatcgCCCACAACAACCGCCGGCGGGTCATGATTGGCCTCAAAGGTACCCTCAAT GTCATAGATAATTCTGGCGCCCTCATCGTCGAATGTGTCAACGTTCTAAAAAACAAAGTCAATAACGGCTGGGGTTCAGTAGGCGATGAAATCGTCTGTGTTGTTAGAAGCGCGCGTCCGGTATCAGCCGCAACGCAAGCATCGGTCACAGCCATTAAAGTTCGCAAGGGAGACGTCCGTAGAGCTGTAATCGTACGAACGAAAAAACCCGTACGACGACCTGACGGCCGGTTTATTCGTTTCGACGACAACGCGGCTGTCTTGCTCAATAACAAGAGAGAAATGCTTGGAACACGTATTGGTGGTGTAGTTAGTGCAGATCTAAAATTGAGAGGCTGGGCTAAAATTGCTGCAGTCGCTCCGAAG GCAATTTGA
- a CDS encoding uncharacterized protein (BUSCO:EOG092640PR), whose translation MVVSKDKLSRRKSIAVPTQSSSSSLRPTDIRRKRRAHSIAPGKIISPLSRSRLSLGPVKGILKGVRRKSSESQNHDDRNATQSMDLTNQDNSSSQPSRQSLAARRVSFSSTARVRLFTGSKPGSSTFEPADSSGEAQSSDDPASSSPQKPALVNDENAYPAASGRNRKSIRFSVAESDMDLTSANAGALLQDPEAESALMDEEMDFDDDDMDVTRVHGNVFRKRSLSAHVRAPLTQLSSNPLGEPSSDDPSRSDDTSQSFASERSINSESDQSGMEFTVPLNQALRPPQHNEAWVALVQATHSGAAQAPSSDNSMEDMEVDSPVKSKHIEDDSISDGSFNTGFEDGDETINVSKVLGRFSFGDMGRRESIAYSDMAYLDSAMDEDSEIYGNITGIAATSTPRPSAVVPPSSDPLEPEPVDRTDPPLESNIPPPTVFSRPTEQPSTAPSTRPGSPKKSTFTPKSPAKLTAKGFSAAFAPPVTKPVPRKSLSSSTQQINKPEKRPHDVGSTPPSPAKRQALATKWRFSVSTSPQQGSASFSAEQPRPLSPSKKAAFQSPIASQTLQGATASLTQKPVSSIRRPSGYLARRKSLGIGLGATASAEDISSTVNRTSPKKPKAGIGLGRASVGSGPSDAWKRFDKDTVTQAGGFPNSKGKERAAKPPEITVTPAQESLADPHEPPEDVAMALEQEPTTTQVLDLSTLLEDDGFGDEERESPQEGGLRATEHWREEVPQEGYVEEDIPPISIERFFEMTDIKFMDEITVPRKSIHPELRRNPRPFTEVPLAEYAVAMGVDVPRLVLYSRVARDLEGWLEKSKWNFKEAETEAAQMTPELFIEYARSDEEGQAELRHQLNLIKTNTRLLAKSDWIQWKLQWVESLRVTAQEVFTNLENDAKALEKLKAQADGIVPALQEEYDEIMRELEEEQQEISEIEQCDQGYLNELKASIAEQSLELDSLKNDLKENNDQLQWVQGRLEELESQKEETLAAIAKADRYMNIQKNSTHSEVLRLKAELEALESLHMFRICKVDSRLFEYVYAERFRVTIPCSNHIPLVDKVDITRTYDARTKVKDDFPRLSSILLVGAKQIVHSLSLQSASDTVSTRLIVQTLTDYWSSCAQIRGQLLHLSVKYPVEIEAIQEHLGFKAHAEVLFPAVKGKAILSFVFSSETYAHWPATIRTLECEVKVAYGNLDGRSLLDSVRGRLSQATPSDNYACLLDACIEAQEEHGGG comes from the exons ATGGTTGTTAGCAAGGATAAACTGAGCAGGCGCAAGTCGATTGCAGTCCCAACCCAatcctcaagctcaagtctCAGACCCACCGACATCAGAAGGAAACGTAGGGCACATAGCATTGCTCCAGGTAAGATCATCAGTCCTTTATCTAGGTCACGGTTATCTCTG GGACCCGTGAAAGGTATCCTGAAGGGTGTGAGGCGAAAGTCGAGCGAATCACAGAATCATGACGATCGTAACGCAACGCAGTCCATGGATCTGACGAATCAAGATAACTCCTCGTCCCAACCGAGTCGACAATCGCTTGCGGCCCGTCGTGTCAGTTTCTCCTCCACAGCACGTGTCCGATTGTTTACTGGTTCCAAGCCTGGCTCAAGCACGTTTGAACCAGCCGACTCTTCAGGGGAAGCGCAATCTTCGGATGACCCCGCCTCCAGCTCTCCGCAGAAACCAGCCTTGGTGAACGATGAGAATGCTTATCCTGCTGCCTCGGGTCGCAACAGAAAGTCGATTCGGTTTTCCGTTGCCGAAAGTGATATGGACCTCACATCCGCTAATGCAGGAGCCTTATTACAGGACCCGGAAGCCGAATCTGCTCTGATGGATGAAGAAATGGAttttgacgacgatgacatGGACGTCACTCGAGTTCATGGGAATGTCTTTCGAAAGCGATCGCTATCAGCTCACGTTCGTGCGCCACTGACCCAACTGTCCTCGAATCCACTGGGCGAACCCTCCTCGGATGATCCCTCAAGATCAGATGATACTTCTCAATCTTTTGCCTCGGAGCGGTCCATTAACAGCGAAAGCGACCAATCTGGAATGGAATTCACTGTTCCTCTCAATCAAGCCCTGCGTCCACCTCAGCACAACGAAGCTTGGGTTGCATTAGTACAGGCGACTCACTCGGGCGCCGCCCAAGCTCCATCCTCTGATAACAGTATGGAGGATATGGAGGTTGACAGTCCGGTTAAGTCGAAGCATATTGAAGACGATTCCATATCCGATGGGAGTTTCAATACCGGTTttgaagatggagatgaaaCTATCAACGTTAGTAAAGTGCTGGGAAGATTTAGTTTTGGTGATAtgggaaggagagaaagtATAGCGTACTCCGATATGGCGTACTTGGATTCCGCCATGGATGAGGACTCCGAGATCTATGGAAACATAACCGGAATCGCGGCTACCTCTACTCCTCGACCAAGTGCAGTTGTGCCACCATCTTCCGATCCTCTAGAACCAGAGCCTGTAGATCGAACAGATCCACCCCTTGAATCCAATATCCCACCACCCACAGTATTTTCCCGCCCCACCGAGCAACCGTCCACTGCGCCTTCTACCAGACCCGGGTCACCTAAAAAATCCACTTTTACTCCCAAATCACCGGCTAAGCTAACGGCCAAAGGCTTCTCTGCTGCCTTTGCACCCCCAGTTACCAAACCCGTTCCCAGAAAGTCTTTGTCATCATCCACCCAGCAGATTAACAAACCAGAAAAACGCCCTCACGACGTTGGTTCCACACCACCGAGTCCAGCAAAACGTCAAGCTCTCGCTACCAAATGGAGGTTTTCTGTTTCTACCTCCCCCCAACAAGGCTCTGCGAGCTTTTCCGCCGAGCAACCTCGGCCTCTCTCCCCCAGTAAAAAAGCTGCATTTCAATCACCTATCGCGTCACAGACTCTACAGGGTGCCACTGCTTCCTTAACACAGAAGCCAGTTTCCTCGATCAGACGTCCCTCTGGATACCTGGCTAGGCGGAAGAGCCTAGGTATAGGTCTCGGAGCAACTGCATCGGCCGAGGATATCTCTTCTACGGTCAATCGAACATCTCCGAAGAAACCAAAAGCTGGGATAGGACTTGGAAGGGCTAGCGTGGGATCAGGGCCCTCTGATGCATGGAAAAGGTTCGACAAGGATACGGTTACTCAGGCAGGTGGTTTCCCCAATAGtaaagggaaagagagagcCGCTAAGCCTCCTGAGATAACTGTTACGCCTGCCCAGGAGTCGCTTGCTGACCCACACGAACCTCCAGAAGATGTCGCAATGGCCTTGGAACAGGAGCCTACGACAACACAAGTATTGGATCTCTCTACTTTGTTAGAGGACGATGGATTCGGTGACGAAGAAAGGGAGAGTCCACAAGAAGGTGGCTTACGAGCGACCGAGCATTGGAGGGAGGAAGTTCCTCAAGAAGGTTATGTTGAGGAAGATATT CCGCCCATATCCATTGAACGGTTCTTCGAGATGACCGACATTAAATTCATGGACGAGATCACCGTACCACGGAAATCTATCCATCCTGAGCTGCGTCGCAATCCAAGGCCATTTACGGAAGTCCCCCTCGCAGAATATGCCGTGGCAATGGGTGTTGATGTACCCAGGCTTGTGCTGTACTCTCGTGTTGCGAGAGACCTTGAGGGTTGGTTGGAGAAGAGCAAGTGGAATTTCAAGGAAGCGGAAACAGAAGCTGCACAGATGACGCCTGAGCTGTTTATCGAGTATGCTCGATCCGATGAAGAAGGACAGGCAGAACTTCGC CACCAATTGAATCTCATCAAAACGAACACAAGGCTGTTAGCCAAGTCAGACTGGATCCAATGGAAGCTCCAATGGGTCGAGAGCCTACGCGTTACAGCACAGGAGGTTTTCACCAATTTGGAAAAT GATGCAAAAGCCCTTGAGAAACTCAAGGCTCAGGCTGACGGAATCGTCCCTGCTTTGCAGGAGGAGTATGACGAGATCATGCGTGAACTGGAGGAAGAACAGCAGGAAATTTCCGAGATCGAACAATGCGATCAAGGATATCTTAACGAGTTGAAGGCTTCGATTGCAGAACAGAG CCTTGAGCTCGACTCTTTGAAGAATGATCTCAAGGAAAACAACGACCAGTTGCAGTGGGTACAAGGTCGTCTTGAAGAACTGGAATCCCAGAAAGAAGAGACTCTCGCCGCAATAGCAAAAGCAGACAGGTATATGAACATCCAGAAGAATAGTACGCATTCGGAGGTTCTACGTCTGAAAG CTGAACTCGAAGCGCTCGAAAGCCTGCACATGTTCAGGATTTGTAAAGTCGACTCCAGACTTTTCGAGTATGTGTATGCTGAGCGTTTTCGCGTTACGATACCTTGCAGCAACCACATACCACTCGTCGACAAGGTGGATATCACGAGAACATATGACGCGCGaacaaaggtcaaggacGACTTCCCTCGATTGAGTAGTATTTTACTCGTCGGAGCCAAACAAATTGTCCATAGCCTCTCGCTTCAGAGCGCGAGCGACACAGTGTCTACTCGACTTATCGTGCAAACACTTACCGACTACTGGTCATCCTGTGCACAAATTCGTGGGCAGTTACTTCACTTGTCGGTGAAGTATCCAGTTGAAATCGAGGCGATTCAGGAGCACTTGGGATTCAAAGCCCATGCAGAAGTTCTATTCCCTGCCGTCAAAGGGAAGGCCATATTGTCGTTCGTGTTCAGTAGCGAGACGTACGCTCATTGGCCTGCCACTATTAGGACTTTGGaatgtgaagtcaaagtggCATATGGGAATCTGGA TGGACGATCCCTTCTTGACTCCGTGAGGGGTAGGCTGAGTCAGGCCACCCCCTCGGACAATTACGCCTGCTTATTGGATGCGTGCATCGAAGCGCAAGAAGAACATGGAGGAGGCTGA